The Syngnathus scovelli strain Florida chromosome 18, RoL_Ssco_1.2, whole genome shotgun sequence genome contains a region encoding:
- the LOC125986311 gene encoding acyl-coenzyme A thioesterase 9, mitochondrial isoform X2 — MFSKRLMSCLRSSVSLASKRLLCSAVKKGCAPDMAEVRNRLREIVGASTNWSDHQQAMAERVSLSSKLARSQSELPAKSMKDSLLEVHLPLGSEPQLREKYLTFHNTVRFGRILEDLDSLAVLISYSHTYNPALKRSPLSIVTALVDKIDMRQQVIYPDCDIKFTGHVTWVGKTSIEAKMHMTQYRNGAYAPVLDATFVMVARDPENKRAAFVNPLSPKAPEEEELLMQGEANKSRRVELSTASLLKVAPTAEERKIVHGLFLNTLDTKTVSFRSRVLPPNSVWMEDAKLKGLEICHPQERNIFNRIFGGFLMRKAYELGWANACSFGGCRPSLLAVDDILFRKPVEIGSLLLLSSQVCYTEGKHIQVRVHSEVFDPLTRQHNTTNVFHFTFASDRDVPNIVPQTYGESMLYLDGKRHFNQTVESN, encoded by the exons GTTGATGTCATGTCTCCGATCTTCCGTGTCCCTGGCGAGCAAAAGACTTCTGTGCTCGGCGGTGAAGAAGGGATGCGCACCTGATATGGCCGAAG TGCGGAACAGGCTGAGAGAAATTGTGGGAGCTTCCACCAACTGGAG CGACCACCAGCAGGCCATGGCGGAACGCGTCTCGCTGTCGTCCAAGTTGGCCCGTTCCCAAAGTGAGCTTCCCGCCAAGAGtatgaaggacagcctcctggagGTCCACCTCCCTCTAGGTTCCGAGCCACAGCTGCGAGAGAAATACCTCACCTTCCATAACACTGTCAG GTTTGGACGCATCCTGGAGGACTTGGACAGTTTGGCAG TGCTCATTTCATACTCGCACACATACAATCCTGCCCTGAAGAGGTCGCCATTGTCCATTGTCACCGCCCTTGTGGACAAAATCG ACATGAGGCAGCAGGTGATCTATCCGGACTGTGACATCAAGTTCACGGGTCACGTGACCTGGGTGGGGAAGACCTCCATTGAAGCCAAGATGCACATGACCCAG TATCGCAACGGAGCGTATGCACCGGTTCTGGATGCCACCTTTGTGATGGTGGCACGCGACCCAGAGAACAAGAG AGCCGCCTTTGTAAATCCTCTCAGTCCAAAAGCTCCAGAAGAGGAGGAACTCCTCATGCAGGGAGAAG CTAACAAGTCCCGTCGGGTGGAGCTGAGCACAGCCTCCCTTTTGAAAGTCGCGCCCACGGCCGAGGAAAGGAAAATAGTTCATGGCCTCTTTCTCAACACGCTGGACACCAA GACGGTGAGCTTCCGCAGTCGGGTGTTGCCTCCCAACTCGGTTTGGATGGAAGACGCGAAGCTGAAAGGATTGGAGATCTGCCACCCGCAG GAAAGGAACATCTTCAACAGGATTTTTGGAGGTTTCCTGATGAGGAAGGCTTATGAGCTGGGCTGGGCCAACGCCTGCTCCTTCGG GGGGTGTCGGCCCAGTCTGTTGGCCGTTGACGACATTCTCTTCCGGAAGCCCGTGGAGATCGGATCCCTGCTGCTGCTCTCGTCGCAG GTGTGTTACACGGAGGGCAAGCACATCcaagtccgagtccacagcgaAGTCTTCGACCCGCTGACCCGCCAGCATAACACTACAAACGTCTTCCACTTCACCTTCGCGTCAGACCGCGACGTCCCCAACATTGTCCCTCAGACGTATGGAG AGTCCATGTTGTATCTGGATGGGAAGCGTCACTTCAACCAAACAGTGGAATCAAATTGA
- the LOC125986311 gene encoding acyl-coenzyme A thioesterase 9, mitochondrial isoform X1, translating to MFSKRLMSCLRSSVSLASKRLLCSAVKKGCAPDMAEGNPLLHVSNVRNRLREIVGASTNWSDHQQAMAERVSLSSKLARSQSELPAKSMKDSLLEVHLPLGSEPQLREKYLTFHNTVRFGRILEDLDSLAVLISYSHTYNPALKRSPLSIVTALVDKIDMRQQVIYPDCDIKFTGHVTWVGKTSIEAKMHMTQYRNGAYAPVLDATFVMVARDPENKRAAFVNPLSPKAPEEEELLMQGEANKSRRVELSTASLLKVAPTAEERKIVHGLFLNTLDTKTVSFRSRVLPPNSVWMEDAKLKGLEICHPQERNIFNRIFGGFLMRKAYELGWANACSFGGCRPSLLAVDDILFRKPVEIGSLLLLSSQVCYTEGKHIQVRVHSEVFDPLTRQHNTTNVFHFTFASDRDVPNIVPQTYGESMLYLDGKRHFNQTVESN from the exons GTTGATGTCATGTCTCCGATCTTCCGTGTCCCTGGCGAGCAAAAGACTTCTGTGCTCGGCGGTGAAGAAGGGATGCGCACCTGATATGGCCGAAG GAAATCCTCTGTTGCACGTGTCAAACG TGCGGAACAGGCTGAGAGAAATTGTGGGAGCTTCCACCAACTGGAG CGACCACCAGCAGGCCATGGCGGAACGCGTCTCGCTGTCGTCCAAGTTGGCCCGTTCCCAAAGTGAGCTTCCCGCCAAGAGtatgaaggacagcctcctggagGTCCACCTCCCTCTAGGTTCCGAGCCACAGCTGCGAGAGAAATACCTCACCTTCCATAACACTGTCAG GTTTGGACGCATCCTGGAGGACTTGGACAGTTTGGCAG TGCTCATTTCATACTCGCACACATACAATCCTGCCCTGAAGAGGTCGCCATTGTCCATTGTCACCGCCCTTGTGGACAAAATCG ACATGAGGCAGCAGGTGATCTATCCGGACTGTGACATCAAGTTCACGGGTCACGTGACCTGGGTGGGGAAGACCTCCATTGAAGCCAAGATGCACATGACCCAG TATCGCAACGGAGCGTATGCACCGGTTCTGGATGCCACCTTTGTGATGGTGGCACGCGACCCAGAGAACAAGAG AGCCGCCTTTGTAAATCCTCTCAGTCCAAAAGCTCCAGAAGAGGAGGAACTCCTCATGCAGGGAGAAG CTAACAAGTCCCGTCGGGTGGAGCTGAGCACAGCCTCCCTTTTGAAAGTCGCGCCCACGGCCGAGGAAAGGAAAATAGTTCATGGCCTCTTTCTCAACACGCTGGACACCAA GACGGTGAGCTTCCGCAGTCGGGTGTTGCCTCCCAACTCGGTTTGGATGGAAGACGCGAAGCTGAAAGGATTGGAGATCTGCCACCCGCAG GAAAGGAACATCTTCAACAGGATTTTTGGAGGTTTCCTGATGAGGAAGGCTTATGAGCTGGGCTGGGCCAACGCCTGCTCCTTCGG GGGGTGTCGGCCCAGTCTGTTGGCCGTTGACGACATTCTCTTCCGGAAGCCCGTGGAGATCGGATCCCTGCTGCTGCTCTCGTCGCAG GTGTGTTACACGGAGGGCAAGCACATCcaagtccgagtccacagcgaAGTCTTCGACCCGCTGACCCGCCAGCATAACACTACAAACGTCTTCCACTTCACCTTCGCGTCAGACCGCGACGTCCCCAACATTGTCCCTCAGACGTATGGAG AGTCCATGTTGTATCTGGATGGGAAGCGTCACTTCAACCAAACAGTGGAATCAAATTGA